In one window of Reinekea forsetii DNA:
- the ybaK gene encoding Cys-tRNA(Pro) deacylase: MTPAIDYLRAHKIPFTVHEYQLKHSSDNYGQDVADALGVPHSQLFKTLLIALNGNPKTLAACLVPVAGSLNLKLAAKALGAKRAELADVAQAEKSSGYVVGGISPFGQKKALPTVLDASAVLLTSLYASAGRRGLQIEVAPARLAEALGAVIDDISA, encoded by the coding sequence ATGACCCCAGCCATTGACTACTTACGAGCACACAAGATCCCCTTTACCGTGCACGAATACCAGCTCAAACACAGCTCCGACAACTATGGCCAGGATGTCGCCGATGCGCTCGGAGTGCCTCACAGCCAGCTTTTTAAGACCCTCTTGATCGCCCTCAATGGAAACCCTAAAACGCTCGCCGCCTGCTTGGTTCCCGTGGCCGGCAGTCTCAACCTCAAACTGGCCGCGAAGGCACTTGGCGCCAAGAGGGCCGAGTTGGCCGATGTCGCCCAGGCCGAAAAGAGTAGTGGCTATGTGGTCGGCGGTATCAGCCCTTTTGGCCAGAAAAAAGCCTTACCGACTGTACTCGATGCCAGCGCGGTCCTCCTAACCAGCCTGTATGCCAGCGCGGGCCGGCGTGGTTTGCAGATTGAAGTGGCGCCAGCTCGCCTGGCTGAGGCCTTAGGTGCTGTTATTGACGATATTTCAGCCTAA
- a CDS encoding DUF2147 domain-containing protein, which yields MKTFFSIFLCLALSGLSQAATPSPVGQWQTIDDETGEAKSLVTLWLKNGELMGRIDTLLNPEEPIPICEECSGARKNQPVEGMTFVWGLTENGDQWDGGTILDPGNGKEYKARFRLIDQGASLEVRGYIGFALLGRTQMWQRLP from the coding sequence ATGAAAACATTTTTTTCGATCTTCTTATGTTTGGCCCTAAGCGGTCTAAGCCAGGCGGCAACGCCATCACCGGTCGGTCAATGGCAGACCATAGATGATGAGACCGGTGAAGCCAAAAGCCTGGTCACCCTTTGGCTTAAGAACGGTGAACTGATGGGCCGGATCGATACGCTACTCAACCCCGAAGAGCCGATTCCAATCTGCGAAGAATGCAGTGGCGCGCGCAAAAATCAGCCGGTTGAGGGCATGACCTTTGTTTGGGGTCTGACCGAGAATGGCGACCAGTGGGACGGCGGTACCATACTCGATCCGGGCAATGGCAAAGAATACAAGGCTCGATTTCGCTTAATCGATCAGGGCGCTAGCTTGGAAGTTCGGGGCTATATTGGCTTCGCGCTACTCGGTCGAACCCAGATGTGGCAGCGTCTGCCTTAA
- the rpiA gene encoding ribose-5-phosphate isomerase RpiA — MSQDELKQQVALAALKYIKPLLQPDAIIGVGTGSTANFFIDALAELKHDFKGAVASSDATAERLRGHGIEVFDLNEVSQLAVYVDGADEANRKLELIKGGGAALTREKIVASVAKMFVCIADESKAVETLGAFPLPVEVIPMARSSVARAIVALGGNPVYRVGVVTDNGNILLDVHGLSITNAKEMEAKLNNIVGVVTNGLFAQRAADVLLLATLEGVKTLTVINTSAGSGEFY, encoded by the coding sequence ATGAGCCAAGACGAATTAAAGCAACAGGTGGCGCTCGCTGCCCTCAAGTACATCAAGCCGCTGCTGCAGCCCGATGCGATCATTGGCGTTGGCACCGGTTCCACGGCAAACTTCTTTATCGATGCTTTGGCGGAACTGAAGCATGACTTTAAGGGCGCAGTCGCCAGCAGCGATGCCACGGCCGAACGCTTGCGCGGCCACGGCATCGAGGTCTTCGATCTGAATGAGGTGAGTCAGTTAGCGGTCTATGTTGATGGTGCCGATGAGGCCAACCGAAAATTGGAGCTGATCAAGGGCGGTGGCGCGGCCCTGACGCGTGAAAAAATCGTCGCGTCGGTGGCGAAGATGTTTGTCTGCATTGCTGACGAGTCCAAAGCCGTCGAGACGTTGGGCGCCTTCCCATTACCAGTCGAGGTTATCCCGATGGCGCGCAGCTCGGTCGCGCGTGCGATTGTCGCCTTGGGCGGCAATCCGGTCTATCGAGTCGGTGTGGTCACCGACAATGGCAATATCCTGCTCGACGTGCACGGCTTGAGCATTACCAATGCCAAAGAAATGGAAGCCAAGCTGAATAATATCGTCGGTGTGGTGACCAATGGTTTGTTTGCTCAGCGTGCGGCGGACGTCTTGCTGTTGGCGACGCTTGAGGGCGTTAAAACCCTGACCGTTATCAATACCTCGGCCGGTTCCGGCGAATTCTATTAA